The following is a genomic window from Patagioenas fasciata isolate bPatFas1 chromosome 1, bPatFas1.hap1, whole genome shotgun sequence.
GCTGTTATTTCTATTCCTCGTGGGTACGTCCAACCTCATGAATACTGATGGCAATAAACTCGCAGGCTTTAAGGGGAGAGTTCATTGGAGATACGACCATGCCGTAGCCCGACTTTTATGGCCCAAGGTGCTCAATAAAGTGATGgaggcatgtatatatatatacacaatacATTTACTTGTCTCCCGTAGTTTTCTTCAGCTTTGAATGAAAGAAATAGGCAGATTTCCTTAATTGACTGAACTACCTATCTCGGGAAAGTAATAAACTAACCCTTTATTCCCGCAGTGAAACGATTTATAAATTAATTACTGTAACCCATTgtatttgatttctctttttaaGATTCCCCAAAGATTAATATAGTAAAGCTTGAGATATTAAGTATTAACTCCTGATCATAGTTTATCATATAAgcccacctaaaaaaaaaaaaaaaaaaaaaaaagtaatgtggAGCTTATAGAATCTCTCACTCTAAACGTTCTGGAAAATTTTATTTCACCAAACGCTAGCGTCACATTTTTTAGTCGCGGTATCTGTCCTACCCTGAGTGTCAGTAAGAGCACCGAGAGAAAACCTACAGTACATATGTTATTTGGTGAAGTTCACAGAAAGTCAATATCCCACTTAGTGTAAAAGCAATTTTCCCTTTAGATGATAAAAATCAACCTGCAgaagaaaaaacaccaaccaaccctTTGGGTGAATGCACAAAAAGTATTTCCATGTCCTAATGAGGACTTCCCTTACATCAGCAAAGACCTGCTAATTACTGATGTACAAGCCGCAATAATTGCTTTTGCAGCCAAAGTGTAGAATGTTGTCATATTAAAAATTGAAACGCTTGATGGTGATTTAAGTCCCAAGGTAGTTCACAACGTCCCCTTTCGGGAAAGTTAAGGAGACCGGAGGAGCCAGGCAGACAGAGGTGCGGTGGAAAACGCTGTAGGTCCTGTTGCTAGTAAagtttctccttctttctctgaaGTGATGCGGAGGAATTAAAAAGCTCACCGAGAAGCTCCTCCAGCAAAACACCTCCCAGACACACTCGCTTTCCACGCCAGGTCCGTGGATAAACCGGTTGCCGCCTTTCACCCGCGCCCACGGTCGCTCCCGCTCCCAGGACGTCACGTTTAGATGGGGTAGCCGAAAAACGCTGGCTTGCTCCCCTCAGAATGACCCAAAGAGGGGCTCGGAGAGGACATAGGGAAGGTCCGGTGGTCAGCCCAGTCTCACCGTGTTCCGGGATGCGCTCGGCTGCCAAAACCGGGAGCGGCGCGCTCggctgcccccgccccccccccgcgtgAATCAAAGCACCTTCCGAGGGGCTGGGAAGTAGTTGCCTTGTCATGTAACACATTGCCCTGATTTATTATAAAATTTTAACTAAATCATGCATATTTTAACAGCCTTTAATCACTGCATGAAAATTTAATTCATGAACTGTAGCGCGTTTAAATAAATGAAGTGTTAATTCATTAGGATTAATTAATTTGTTAAAGGATTGTGTGCAAGGTTAAGGTGGAAGAAAAACTCTTTGTTAGTTTCGCGTCTTAATCACCAGGTTTTGTTAACAgtgcggggggaggggggaaagaaaagaaagaaaaaatccgcGACGAGGATTTGCGTGGGAGCCCGGGAAGGGCAGCGCCGGCGGGAGGAGCGAGTCCGCGGCCGATGTGGGAGGGAAACCTCGGCCTCCCCGGGCTTTTTATTTTCGTAGTTGGGGTCGAGCGGGCCGACGGTGATGCCCGGGCTGGTTAATTAACTTAATCCTAGAGGAGCGGGTGGAGGCGGGTACCGAGGAGCCCCGGGAGGGAGATGATGGTGGCCGGCGCGTCCCCTCGCCACCCTCCGGGCAGCGGATAAGGACCTCGCGCCGCCGCCCTGCCAGCGGCTGGGGGCCAGCGCGAACATTTCTCTTCCCCAAACTTGGAGACAGGTCTAAGTCAGCCGGAGAGAAAAAACATCACGGACACCGTTTATTTCCTGTGAGGTCCGGATCGCCGCGAAGCCGCCGCGGAGAGGCAACCACTCAGACCTACGGACGGTCCCCGCTGCTCCGGCCGCGACCCCGGCTCTCAGACGTGTTTCGAGGGGAGAGTGACCCGGGAAAGGAACAGAGATCCCTCTCATCCCTGCCCAGTCCCCGGGCTTCCCCGGCACGTTGCACCGGCTTGAAACTGGCACCCCACGACCTGGTTTACAAGCATCAAGTGCGAGTAGTAGCTGCCTGATGGATTTTGACATCGTCTATCTGGCTTCTCTGAAAACCAGCAGACAGCACCCACATAGCGTGTAAGCACTAGAAAggaaacagagcactggaacaggctgcccagggaggttgtggagtctccttttctggagacattcaaaacctgtctggatggCTTCCTGtgttctaggtgttcctgctctggcagggggatttgactagatgatcttttgaggtcccttccaatccctaacattctgtgactctgcagtTCTGTGAAACTGTGCTTTCTACtgagaaatctaaaaaaaaaaatcagaaacactAAACTTCACTTGTTTTTCAGCCCAGTCTCACCCTCCCTTGCTATCTCCCACTGCACGCAGGACTGCCAAGTGCACTTGGGCGCTGTGCTTCTTCCACCGTccttcagctgatgcaggtggCTTTTCCAGTCAGAGCTAAGGGACACCGAGGCACTAGTTCAATGTTGGGTCACCAAGGCAGGACAGACAGGCCACCTCTTTAGGCCAGGCCTGACAAGCTGGTGGCTCATCACAGTGACACAGGGCTGCTATAAGGGACTAAGGTACAGGAAGGGCCAGACCTGGATTAGTAGCCTGAGGGGATTACTTATCACTTCTGCAGACAACCCTTGGAACAACTGTGAACCCCCACACCAAGTTACCTGGGAGCTGCTTTTCCTCTCTTCCAAACCTGGGAGGGGAGAATGGCAAAGCCTTGGTCTGTTCACATAGGATAGTCCTGCACCAAAAGCAGCAAAGCAGGAGTGGTACCTGCACACTTTGCAAAACATTTACCATTACCACAGCACAGAAGAGGTGTGTACAGACTGTTTTTCAAGCCTACAGCTGATGGAAGTCAGAGGCAGGGCTTTGATGCTGTGCAAGAATTAGGATTTGATTTAGCTGGCTTAAACTACCTCTAAATGGCGCTATTTGGAGAGGGCAACAGTTGTGAAATGAAGAATTgggaaggaagacacaaattAGCATGCCTTGTATTGTATATACAAGCTGTTTATTGTCCTTCTTGTccccttttaaaatatatttttaaaagagacaATAAAGCACACTCAAAACCAAAGTCACTGGTAGGTAGAGCTGTTCCAGTAGCCTTTTATCTGAGGAATCAACAGCAAGCAGAGCTGGGCTCTCGCAAGGCCTTCAAGGAATCATGGAGAAGCAGGTCATTTGCCAGACTGTGAGTAGGTAAAATTGCCTACAACAAAGTGAAAACCTCACACTGGTGTTCTTGCTTCCAGGTGCAACCCAACAGACTTCACTGGCAACGAACTGAGGCTGGTAGCAATCTCACTTTCCCGTCTTACCAATACTCCTGGAAAGCGTTCTCCTGTGTTACAACCTGCAAGTTGTCTCGTATTTAGTGTAGCAAGTGTTATTAGATGAAGTAAAATTTTTATGAGCTATTAAATATCATTAGACATCACAGATCTCATCTCTACATCACTTTGAAACATCTATTGCCTTAATAAAAATTGTAATAGTTAAGTTTTAGATCTTGTATATTCCAATTCTACATTACTACATAACTAGGTAACTATCATAAAAAATTAACAGCGATGAACTCTCATTTAGGGCCTTTTATTCAGAGAACATGGTAAGTGCAGCAAGAGATTAAGCAAGCACAGCATTGACAGAATACAGCCTGGAGAACCGATACCCCATGTAGGGCCAACAAATTTATAACTGAAGAAAGTCCATTCGTTACATATAGCTTACATTTTTAAGTTGATATTGCACCAACCGCTCTGTCAAACTTTTAAGCCAAAAAGAATACAACCTACATTAATCAAGTGCAGAATCTAGAGTGCGGTAGTTATTTTAAAGGCActtaataaaacaaaacccaacaactaaaacaaaacaaaccctagccaaaaaaaaacctcaaggcTAAGATACAATTCAGATCTGTTTCAGCTTTACAATTTGTGAAACAAAAAATGCTCCTTCTTATAGCACTGGATGCAATTGCAATCTCCTCACTCTATCTGCAGTTGAGATCTGAGGGTATGAGGCAGCTTGGAAATCAAGTAATTATGGATAATTATGAAAACTTTCTTGCATAACGTAGGAAGTTACCAGCCCGGAGCTGGGAGGCAATGACCTATGAGCTCCCATGACGACTGCAAGTGAACAGCCAATGCTTGGCCTGAAATGCCTCACTCTCTGTCCCCACTTCAGAATAAGGTACGAAGTTTGTGACTTCGaccttcaggattttttttgttattttaggcTCAGCTCTTTTATCTGTTCAAGTTGCTTGACATGTAAAATCAAAATACCCATACTGAAGAGGAAGCCCATAAGCTGTGTTCCTGTCCAAAGGACTAGGAAGCAGCacgaaaaaaccccaacattttccTTCATTCTAGTTTGATTTCAGGTACGATACCCATTTTATTTGTTTCCATCACTGAAAATTACTTGTGTATCAGAAGTATAATGCAGTATAAAATGAAGCCCATAATCACACCTCCCCCTAAACCCACAATGAAATACAACAACGGCCTTAACACATATTTACTGCATATTTGTGACTGCTTTGCAATAAAAGTAtgtttgaagaaaattaattagaatcatatttgagaagcccttCACTCTTCTCCTAAAGGGTTAGATCAAGGCAGCAATTTTTGACTTATTAGTAAAGCTAGTCAAATCAAGTAGCAGCCCATGTCTAGATGGTTCTGCCAGCTCCCTAATtctgaaaaatatgttaaaatttaATTACTAGATTCTTCTGTGAAGACTAAAATTCAGGTGGTATACTGAAAGCAGTATACAAAAGAACAATGCCATCCTGGCTGTGCCCAGGAAATGGTCCTTGCCTTATATGGCTTGAATAATGACTTCTTGGTGAAGCtctttctaaaaaagaaaagaatgaacATACCAATTACCTGAATGCATGCACACATTACGATGTGTAGTTCTTGTTCAAACCACTTACAGGGCTTAACTTTACAAAAAGATGAGCCAGTCTGTTGAAATTTTCCAAGTGGCTTTCCCTCTTTTCAAAGGGATGGATATGGATTCCTATCCAGCAGCATATGGATTTTTCATATCATAGGTATTGATGAAGCAAGGATGTCTGTTTGTAAGAAATGCCATCAGAGGCCTATATGGAAAGAAAACCCTGCATCTTACAATTAAATAtgcccttaaaaaaaacccttaaacacAATAATGCAAAGAAACCAATTTTGCTCTGCTGCTTAATTAGGTCTCCTGCCTGTAGTAGGCCATCACATTATGTTGACCTATGCAATACTTTATGGAAGAGTCACCTCCAGAGAGGCTGAAAGCCATTTCCATCAACTGTATCGATGCCGACACTAGAATGGTAATATGTCTaacaaggaggaggaagggaatcttgatttttttttgtgaataagCTCACATTTATGTTTTACAAAACTCAGATATTttccaaattattaaaaaaaaagtttccccaTTATCTTTTTGTTAATTCAATATTTGAGGCAACATCAAGGATTACAGTGCTTATAACATGTTTTATTCAATTCACATAGAAAAGCATGCAGTATTAATGTAAAATGGTACAGTATTAATGTAAAATGTTCAGTGCACATTAGGTAAACAAGTCATTAGCATACAAACCCATTTTTATGGTCTACACAGGCATACTGAATACACTTAGAATAACAATGCTTTTTGGGAACTAAATTAAAAATTGTGCTTAACTTCAAAAAATACAAGCCACATTTGCAGAAGAGATGTTTTCCAACTGAAGCGCTGCAATCCTGAAAAGAAAGAGGCTGCTACCTTATACCCACCTAAAACAAGAGTTTCAGTACAGTACAGTGCTATGAAACAGTCCAAGCAGCAACATTTCCTCTGGGAGGCAAGATTTATGGCAAAACTGACAGTGTTTTATAGCAGTTTCATGAATCCATAGGATATATAGCCAGTAGCTGCCTTATGTGCACAAAATGTAATCTTCAGGAATGGGAAACATAACCTTTAAAACAAATTCTTAGATAAATGATTGATTTGACAAGGCCATTTAAAATTGTTCTGTTCAAGGGAGCTATTAGCTGTGCTCAAAACTGGAAGATCATGCAACCTGAAAACTTAAAGAAAACACCCAAACccccaagcaaacaaaatgcCCAGACAAAGAAAAGAATCTGGAATGGTTCTTCCCTAGGAAAGAGCTTGTGATGGGCAAGGGAATGTTCAGTTTTCACATAGTCGAAAAAGACAGGATcagattgcatggaagtcattaAAAATGAAGTTCACCTGTAAATATTAAACATTTGCAGGTTGACGACTTAGAGTTACGTTCGATTTCCAAGCAGATTCAGTTCTTGGTGGTTTTCGATGGACTAGCACTGGAAAGGCTGCTTTGAATTTTCCTCTTGGTTGACTgactgacatttttatttttcctttcagctataaAGGAAGACACCCAAGGAGGATTAAGCTGATTGTGCAGGTCAGATGACATCTTCAAAAAGCAGGAACCAAACTTTTGCTCCTCATACGACCTTTGTGAGTTACCGAACAGTAAACTCTGGGAAAAGTCTCTATGAAATAAACAGTTTGGAGGTTTGATATCGCTAGCCACTACGTTTTGGCCTGTAAACAGTGGAAAGTGGTCATTTGTATCTAGCTCAGATGGAGAGAGGATGGAAAATGTAGTGGGTTTCCAGCCAGTTCTGTCAACTGCTGTCTCTGGGCACTTCATACTTGGTTCCTCATTCATCTCTTCCTGTTTCTTCTCGGTTTCATTCAGCAGCTTAGAGCACTCTGTTGACTTTGAAGAATTATCAAGATCTGAGGACTTGAAATTATAGCATGGACTCTTGCTGTTATCTGATTCGgacatcattgagtccaattcgGAAATTTTATCGAGGTAGGCAGCATCCATAGACGCCTCACTGGAGGTTCTTGTGCGATTCATTTCGGAAGAGCAGAGGGTATGTAACCTTTTAGGTAAGCAAGAACTTGTTTTATCACTGGACTTCGCTGACGTCTCGTCTGACTGTCCAGCTACTGAATTTTGCTCTGATTCATCAAAATCTAAGTTCTCAGCAAAATTTGTCGGGCAGGTGCCCCAAAAACCTGATTTTCCTGTAGTAAAACAGGTTAGCTTCTTTTCACTACTACAGCTGCTTGTGCTGTGCTCTGCAGAATCCTTGCTGCCATCATCTGATGTGTCACAAAACTCTTCAAACTTCAGTTTTCTCAGGAAGGCTGATGGTTTCCTCACATTGTCTTTTCCATCAGGAGTGTTCAACTGAAGACGactgagagacagaaaaggagtgcACGGTGGTGGAAGATCATAAAGTTCTTCGTCCTTGTAAGAGGTACATTCTTCAATTTTATTCCATTGCTCTTCCAAGCAGGCATCCATATTTGTAGTATTTTCATCCAGGAGAACCCCCTGACAGCCTGGAAATAGTTCTTTCTTTGGGGCACACTGGGTATTTGAGCCATTTGAAGCATCTTGACTAGAAGAGCTTAAACAAGTTCTCCCACTTGTCAGCTGCTCAAGATTGTCAGGACTTTGACTGGTGGCCAAGGCTTTTTTCTCCTCAACTTGGATTTTCAAACATGTTGTATCTTCACTGCTCTCAGCTCCCTTAGCATCTGCAGAAAGCGCTCTCTCACTAACAGCACTCACTGTCTGGGTTCCTTCCCCCGCATTTTTCATCTGTAAAAGCTGACATTCCATTTCTTCTATGTATTTATCACTTCTTTCCAGTGCCTTTTTTAGACGGTTCATTTCCCGTTCACTTTGTTCTACTTTGGACTGAAGTGCAGCTACTGTAAACCGAGCAAACCTGCAAGaagtaaagaagaaaatattaagcTGGAAAAAGCCATTCCTGTGGTTTGCAAGCTCATTTCATGAAAGAACAAAGCTCTTAAACACtgtgttaattttaaaataagtcaAAACTTTTCTCTGCTAGTTGCAAACAAAAAAGACATCATATATAAGGTAAAGGTGGAGGTGAATACCTGAAAAGCCAAAATTAAACTATTAGTGGTACCATGGCAATAACAAGCAGATTACCCTTCCAGAGGCTGGTTCTATCAATTCAACTCAAATATGCATGAAGAATTATCCCCTAAAACAATGGCAAAGATTTA
Proteins encoded in this region:
- the OBI1 gene encoding ORC ubiquitin ligase 1, which translates into the protein MAQHGPSVTLSLTLPITCHICLGKVRHPVICVNNHVFCSICIEVWLKNNNQCPACRIPITPENPCKEIIGGTSESDPVFSPTVRKHLRKTRLELLHKEYEDEIESLQKEVEDLRGKNLSLQTQLKSLLDPAASALSCQNGEASQSAHEAGTSGPETTEEWSKKLKAANDMYEKVMDNVEKLKEANKKLSMENNSLLRENLRLKAEVDSRSPQKFARFTVAALQSKVEQSEREMNRLKKALERSDKYIEEMECQLLQMKNAGEGTQTVSAVSERALSADAKGAESSEDTTCLKIQVEEKKALATSQSPDNLEQLTSGRTCLSSSSQDASNGSNTQCAPKKELFPGCQGVLLDENTTNMDACLEEQWNKIEECTSYKDEELYDLPPPCTPFLSLSRLQLNTPDGKDNVRKPSAFLRKLKFEEFCDTSDDGSKDSAEHSTSSCSSEKKLTCFTTGKSGFWGTCPTNFAENLDFDESEQNSVAGQSDETSAKSSDKTSSCLPKRLHTLCSSEMNRTRTSSEASMDAAYLDKISELDSMMSESDNSKSPCYNFKSSDLDNSSKSTECSKLLNETEKKQEEMNEEPSMKCPETAVDRTGWKPTTFSILSPSELDTNDHFPLFTGQNVVASDIKPPNCLFHRDFSQSLLFGNSQRSYEEQKFGSCFLKMSSDLHNQLNPPWVSSFIAERKNKNVSQSTKRKIQSSLSSASPSKTTKN